GTAGCAACTGCCACATCATCGATCCATTTGTTGACGGGTTCTTTGAACAATTCAACACTACCCTCTAAGTTATAATTCGTCAAAGTGGAGTACTTTGAAGTCTGGCCATAGTTTGGGTTCAGCACACTGTTATAACGGCCGGACAAGGTGAATCGCTTATTGTATGCATATTTTGCTGCCCCGTTCCAGTTGATATTTCTTGAATTTGTATTCAGTAAATTGACAGGCACGACCAGGCTGGAAGGATAGACGGTAGCCCCCTGGCCGGCAAACAATGCATAATAGTTTGCGATAGAAGCATCCGGATCAGGGGTAGGCAGATATATAGGCGCACCGGTACCGGTAGTTGAATTATAACCATACAATACATAATTGCCAGGGCGTCTGTAACCTACGCTGGCAGCGCCTCCGCCTACAGATAGTTCAATCTCATTCCTGCCGGATGTTTTATTGTACGATAAACCGGATCGCACGTTCCACTCTTTGTTAGTGCTTTTAGTCCTGTTCAGGATATCACCATACGGTACATAAAACTTCACCCCGTTTTGATAATACTGACCATATTGATTGACCAGTTGCCTGACGTAACTGGATGATTTGTCATAAAATAAATCGGTGGTATTATCCTGTAACGTATTTAACACCGAAGCACTCCATTGTAATCCGGGTAGCAATTTCCAGCTGAAGTTTAACCTGGATTGGGCCTGCAGACTTTTATCCGTCGAATTATTCACCCGTGCATCCTCCAGCAGGTTCACCCCATTGTTATAGTAGCCTTTGCTCATAATAATATCATTCGCATCAGGGTTGAACGATGAATAATCGTATACATATTTCCCGTTATTATCGAGCAACATCTGGTAAGGCTGTATCGTTAAGTTGCTGGGATTTACACTATAGCCTGCGCGACTTTTCACACTGGCCACATATAAAGTCCAGTTGACATTCAGGTTGTCATGCAGCAGGTTAAAACTATTATTGGCATTCAGGCTAACGGTTCTGCTTGACCCGTTCAGCGCATTATCACTGTTGGTGGCGTACCCGCCGATTAAGGAGAATTTATATTTATTGGTGCTCCCGATTACAGAGAGGGAATGATTCTGGTTAAATGAATTTTGCTGCAGCATGTTCAGCTGAGCGGAGTTGTCAAGTCGTCCCAGCGAATCCCAGCTAGCATTAAACCCTTCCTGCGTAATCATATTATTATGCAGTTTGCTGAGCAACCTGGCAGCCGGTGTGATCTGGAAGGTGTTGTTGGGGTTATAGGTGTTTTGGTTAAATAAAGTATCTGATTGTCTTACATAGTCCAGCACATCTCCTGTGGAGGGTAGATAAAGTTTTTCCCTGTTAAATTTAGGTGCAGGGGTGTAGTATAAATTTACGGAGTAGTTGACATGGATCTCCCCGATTTTGCCTTGTTTGGTTCTCACCATGATGATCCCATTTATGGCTTTAGGGCCCCATTTCACGAGTTCCTTTGGGTCTTTGACCACTTCTACCGATTCTACATTGCTCATTGGAAAATCGGCGGGGAAACCCTCTCTTGGAAAGCCATCAATTACGATCAGCATTCCATCTGTATTGCCGGCAAATGAGTTGGAGCCACGTAATTCAGGCACCAGTGTAGTAGAAACCCGGGTAGAAAAGCGAACCTGGTAGATGTTTTTATTCATCCATGTGGGAAAATTGCCGGAGAGAAATGCATCCAATACTAACTGACCATAAGAAGGATAGGCTTTCAAAAACTGTTCTGGCGTCATAAATGTCCAGAGCAGTCTTGGATTATACACCCCAATACTGGTAATTGATCTGACGGTCGTACTTCTCGTTTGCAAACTCAATCCCGGCACAGTGCCCTGTAAGACCTGTCCCAGGTTCATATAGCTACGGTTAGTCAGGTCTATCTGCAGGGTGGGATCTTTCACCTTTGCAGTATTAGAAATATTGACAGCACCTAAAGTGGTTTCTAATTGTTCCAGGTTGATAGATAAACGACCCATGTTTGTCTGGACCTTTACCTTGTAAGGTTTAAAGCCAACATAGGAGATAGAAAGGATACTTCCCCTGGGAACAGCGATCACAAAACGACCATCCCTGTTGGTGGTCACACCAGCAGAGCCATTCAGTGCTTTTACAGAAGCACCGATCAGCACAGATCCGTCTGCACCACTCACCTGCCCTGTTACTACCACCGTGGTATCTTCTGCCATTTGCTGAGACAGGTTTTCCTTCGGCCTTTCAGTAATAATGATATTACGGTCTACAATTTTGTAGGTAACAGGCTGACCGTCGAAACAGCGGGCCAGTACAGCAGACAATGGTTGATTGGAAAATGACGCAGTAATAGGCCGTGTATTTTTCATTAGCTCCTTTGTATACACGATTCCATAACCACTTTGTGCCTTGATAGTAGTTAATACCGATTGTAAGCTGGCATTGTTTACACTGAATGAAATAGAAGACTGCGCAATGACGTCGGGCATGAAGAGCATCAATTGCAGCACCAGATATCCCCGGGTAAAGACAATACATAGCCGTCTCCACATCCGTGAAGTAATTTTTAGATTCATAGTCGGAGGATTAAGGACCGTAACGCTGGCCACACGTCTACGGCTTTTTTTGGTTGATTATTAAATGTTGGTTTTATCTGAACGGCAAAACTGTTACTACATCACCATCTATTCTAAATTTGGCTGATTTTGTCAGCATGATCATCTCTAATATCTTCTTTAACGGCACCTCTCTGCTGATTTCAATAGTTACACCTGTGGCAGTATTGAAATCGCCTGCATATGCTACATCTACATTATACCAGCGCGACAGTTCCTCCATAATGTCCCTGAGATCTGCATCTCTTAATATAATCTGTTTGTTTTTCCAGGCGGTTACCTGCTCGATATCGGCATTGGTGATACTCAGCCCACCGTTACCAGATCTGGCCATTTGTCCGGGTTGCAGGACCTGTCCTTTACTACCTTTGGATGCTACTCTGACAGCGCCATTTACCAGTGTGGTATAGGTAATAGCAGGTTGATAGGCTCTTACATCAAAGGAAGTTCCCAATACCTGTACTTCCGTACCATTGACTGTTACAATGAAAGGTCGCTTCGGGTCGTGTGTCACTTCGAAATAAGCTTCACCGGTCAGTTGTACTTCACGTTGATTCCCTGAAAACCGGTTCGGGAACCTGATGGAAGAAGCTGCATTTAACCATACTACAGTACCATCACCAAGCACTAATTTATACTCTCCCCCTTTGGGTGTGATCAGCGTATTATAAGTCGGCATTTCTTTGGTGTTGTTTTTTGCCTGGTATGACAATACACCTTGCTGTTGTTGTACCTGTACACCATTGCCCTCCGTAAAACTGGAATCGCGCGCTTTGTCTAACCCGATTGTATGGCCATTGGCCATTACGAGGCGGGCTTTTGTGGTGCCGGGAGGAACTTCGTTGCCAATGACAACGTACTCCATGGCTGGTTCTTTTGGCACCTTCAGGTATTGCAGACCGGCGGCGATCATCATTAAAATAGCTGCTGCTGCAGACAGGTAAACGAATGTGCGTCGCTGTTTGTTCTTCTTTATTTTATGATGAATTGAGCCGATCACATTTTCCATATTATAATTATGGAATGGTGTGGAAGTCCATTCATTAGTTGCGCCTTGTGAAATTTCGGCCCATAGTACCCTGTTCTTTTCAGATAGGTTGATCCATGCATCCAACTCCGCCTGTTCATCTGGCGTGATATTGCCTGCAATGTACTTTTTTACTAAAGCAGCGATCCGAAATGGCAATTCTAATGGTGGTTTGCTCATCATAATATAATAACACCAAATGGATGGTATTCATCTAAAGGGTTTGAAGAAATATTTCAAATAAATAACAGCAGGAAAGTAAATGCTTTGTCAGACAGTGATTTTTTAAGCAGAGAAAGGCCTCTGGCTTTCTGATTGCGAACGGTACTTTCGGTGATATTCAATTGGTTGGCGATTTCATCGGTGCTTTTGCCTTCCTGGAAGGTCATTTTTATCACTTTCTTACATTGTTCCGGCAGGGTGTTGATGGCGAGGTCGATATCTCTCCATACTTCTGCGAGGATGATGTTGTTGGTGATGTCGTCTTCAGGGATGGGGGCGAGCGGGATGGATTCTTCGCGTTGTTGTTTTCTTTTAGTGTCCCGGATGTAGTTAAGGCAGCGGTTTCTGGCAGATAGGTACAGGAAGTTTCTGATGTTGGTATCGTTGTCAAAGTTTTGTTCTTTTTCCCATAGTTTGACGAATACATCCTGGGCTATTTCCTGTGCTACGGCATGGTTGTCGATTATTTTTTCTGCAAAAAAGACGATAGCCGGGTAATAGTGTTTTACCACGGTATTAAATTCAGATGTTCTAGCTGTCCCAAACATATTAACGGCCTTGCGGTTAAAATACAAAAAGTATGGGGTTTTTAGAATGTTTTTTATTGTATTTGGGGTACAGCCATCTCAAAGGCAGTATAAAATTGGATTAATTTGACACGAACCTGATCTGTTGTTTGGGCCTCGTATTCAATATCAGTTAAATATGGACCAAGATATTCTTTCCTTATATCTATGATAGGTTCAAAGTTTAAGCCCAGACAGGTTAGATCATGACGCACTTTTTCCTGCGTTGCGAAGTCAAGGTATCTGTTGGGAACAAAAATGTGATCGGTTAATTTATATTCAAGGTATATATTGGGATCAAAGGTTGTCGGATCTGGTTTTAATAAACCATTAGGACGGTGTTCCCTTTTATCTTTCACATTCAGGTCAGCGTCTATGAGGAAGAAATTATCCTAGTCCCGGCCTTTGGTGTTTTTTAAAGTTGCGTCGTAATGGTCTAATTGTCCGGAAAACTGGAATTGCTGAAAAGTACCTTCTGCCCATTTTCCGGGGGCACATTTACGATGGTCCTGCATTCTTCTTTCCGAATATGCGCATAGTTCTGCTTGTAACCATATGAGG
This Chitinophaga sancti DNA region includes the following protein-coding sequences:
- a CDS encoding SusC/RagA family TonB-linked outer membrane protein, which codes for MNLKITSRMWRRLCIVFTRGYLVLQLMLFMPDVIAQSSISFSVNNASLQSVLTTIKAQSGYGIVYTKELMKNTRPITASFSNQPLSAVLARCFDGQPVTYKIVDRNIIITERPKENLSQQMAEDTTVVVTGQVSGADGSVLIGASVKALNGSAGVTTNRDGRFVIAVPRGSILSISYVGFKPYKVKVQTNMGRLSINLEQLETTLGAVNISNTAKVKDPTLQIDLTNRSYMNLGQVLQGTVPGLSLQTRSTTVRSITSIGVYNPRLLWTFMTPEQFLKAYPSYGQLVLDAFLSGNFPTWMNKNIYQVRFSTRVSTTLVPELRGSNSFAGNTDGMLIVIDGFPREGFPADFPMSNVESVEVVKDPKELVKWGPKAINGIIMVRTKQGKIGEIHVNYSVNLYYTPAPKFNREKLYLPSTGDVLDYVRQSDTLFNQNTYNPNNTFQITPAARLLSKLHNNMITQEGFNASWDSLGRLDNSAQLNMLQQNSFNQNHSLSVIGSTNKYKFSLIGGYATNSDNALNGSSRTVSLNANNSFNLLHDNLNVNWTLYVASVKSRAGYSVNPSNLTIQPYQMLLDNNGKYVYDYSSFNPDANDIIMSKGYYNNGVNLLEDARVNNSTDKSLQAQSRLNFSWKLLPGLQWSASVLNTLQDNTTDLFYDKSSSYVRQLVNQYGQYYQNGVKFYVPYGDILNRTKSTNKEWNVRSGLSYNKTSGRNEIELSVGGGAASVGYRRPGNYVLYGYNSTTGTGAPIYLPTPDPDASIANYYALFAGQGATVYPSSLVVPVNLLNTNSRNINWNGAAKYAYNKRFTLSGRYNSVLNPNYGQTSKYSTLTNYNLEGSVELFKEPVNKWIDDVAVATGIMTMLMPDLPVNFSTSRYQQVYWDDYGIWVNGYSPSQQNGQSTRNIYQRVKVGLGRGRYELSVGYNSQKMTGLSNTGSTDFTTAGDSSALIHYVSASLKANLRKGLFSTIVTYNKSPEGQSQVNGVLKYNLAKEKYFHSNLISTLDIEGLIQNISSYQGLDLMMGTNVAGGGSYTMATNSTFTTLPPRNLNYEARGRIGILHDQYMLDVRYYNRTSSGVNSSISVAADASSGLSSQVAYSNIVNKGVEFFLKSDFVKTTKFSYTVTLNGAYNVNMAKSVPTPGFTATDAYATAYRDGYNTSNLWAFKWAGLDNKGNPQIYDKEGKKTAVLDSTTLATSLTYAGVLRAPWNGGFIHEVAWGSFFGRAALTFSWGAVMKRFIPTPSTDVANSSLIRYRWKKEGDELHTDVPAMTKDGASSFRGFVTNNSTNSVMSANFIRLQEIMIGWRFPQQLVKRMKLNSALVTLQGQNLAMWTQNKYHMDPTVVGSNGVMGMPIPKQYSCSFMIGL
- a CDS encoding FecR family protein, whose translation is MMSKPPLELPFRIAALVKKYIAGNITPDEQAELDAWINLSEKNRVLWAEISQGATNEWTSTPFHNYNMENVIGSIHHKIKKNKQRRTFVYLSAAAAILMMIAAGLQYLKVPKEPAMEYVVIGNEVPPGTTKARLVMANGHTIGLDKARDSSFTEGNGVQVQQQQGVLSYQAKNNTKEMPTYNTLITPKGGEYKLVLGDGTVVWLNAASSIRFPNRFSGNQREVQLTGEAYFEVTHDPKRPFIVTVNGTEVQVLGTSFDVRAYQPAITYTTLVNGAVRVASKGSKGQVLQPGQMARSGNGGLSITNADIEQVTAWKNKQIILRDADLRDIMEELSRWYNVDVAYAGDFNTATGVTIEISREVPLKKILEMIMLTKSAKFRIDGDVVTVLPFR
- a CDS encoding RNA polymerase sigma-70 factor, which encodes MFGTARTSEFNTVVKHYYPAIVFFAEKIIDNHAVAQEIAQDVFVKLWEKEQNFDNDTNIRNFLYLSARNRCLNYIRDTKRKQQREESIPLAPIPEDDITNNIILAEVWRDIDLAINTLPEQCKKVIKMTFQEGKSTDEIANQLNITESTVRNQKARGLSLLKKSLSDKAFTFLLLFI